The proteins below come from a single Leptotrichia sp. oral taxon 223 genomic window:
- the pxpB gene encoding 5-oxoprolinase subunit PxpB, whose protein sequence is MTGKQLEDVKILPEGDSAILIEFPKAISPEINGKITSLAHLLKEQHIEGVMDMTPAFCSLLIHYDPRVITYGKLLNRVNKIMKLNLDMKSKIKKVYEIPVCYGGEYGPDLEFVAKNAGISTEEVIKIHSSKDYLIYMLGFLPGFSYLGGLDERIHTPRLANPRIKIPAGSVGIGGAQTGIYPLESPGGWQLIGKTPVKTYDSDRKNPILFEAGDYIRFVPVSEEEFEKIEKEVNEDKYECVVHIEEVK, encoded by the coding sequence ATGACGGGGAAACAGTTGGAAGATGTAAAAATACTTCCTGAAGGGGATTCAGCCATTTTAATTGAATTCCCAAAAGCTATATCGCCTGAAATTAATGGAAAAATCACTTCACTTGCACATTTGCTGAAGGAACAGCATATAGAAGGAGTGATGGATATGACGCCAGCGTTTTGTTCACTTCTTATTCATTATGATCCACGTGTTATTACATATGGGAAATTATTAAACAGAGTGAATAAAATAATGAAATTAAACTTGGACATGAAGTCAAAAATTAAAAAGGTGTATGAAATACCAGTCTGTTATGGTGGAGAATACGGGCCGGACTTGGAATTTGTCGCTAAAAATGCAGGTATTTCAACCGAAGAAGTTATAAAAATTCATAGTTCAAAAGATTATTTGATTTATATGCTTGGATTCTTGCCGGGATTTTCGTATCTGGGCGGACTTGATGAAAGGATTCATACGCCAAGGCTGGCTAATCCGAGAATAAAAATTCCTGCTGGAAGTGTGGGAATTGGCGGCGCTCAAACTGGAATTTATCCGCTGGAATCACCGGGAGGATGGCAATTAATAGGGAAAACGCCAGTGAAAACGTATGATTCTGACAGAAAAAACCCAATTTTGTTTGAAGCGGGGGATTATATACGTTTTGTGCCAGTTTCAGAAGAAGAATTTGAAAAAATTGAAAAAGAAGTAAATGAGGATAAATACGAGTGTGTCGTGCATATTGAGGAGGTGAAATAA
- a CDS encoding NRAMP family divalent metal transporter, translating to MGKNSVEKKAKNSSVLIGAAFIMATSAIGPGFLVQTAKFTNDVKANFGFVILVSVLLAMIVQLNVWRVLCVSELRGQDVANKLLPGLGYFVAFLVALGGLVFNIGNVGGGALGFNALLGIPKMAGYFISGGIAIAIFLLKNATKAMDTLTKVLGGCMIIVIFIVILIVKPPIGLAVKDTFMPSESISNLIPAILTLLGGTVGGYITFSGAHRLIDAKITKEENLAEINRSSVMGIGIATLVRVLLFLAVLGVVIKGVTLAAENPAADAFRQGAGEIGYRFFGLVLLSAAITSIVGAAYTSVSFLKTFNKNIEKYEKWVIIAFIVVSTVVMAIAGNPATLLILAGSLNGLILPVTLGICLVASQKKSIMGENYKHPKVLLILGIIVVLITAYLGVVSLGSLAKLFS from the coding sequence ATGGGTAAAAACAGTGTAGAGAAAAAGGCTAAGAATAGCAGTGTGCTGATAGGAGCGGCATTTATTATGGCTACATCCGCTATTGGGCCAGGATTTTTAGTGCAGACGGCTAAATTTACGAATGATGTGAAGGCAAATTTTGGGTTTGTAATATTAGTGTCCGTCTTGCTTGCGATGATTGTGCAGCTGAATGTGTGGCGCGTCTTATGTGTGAGCGAGCTGCGTGGGCAAGATGTGGCAAATAAATTATTGCCGGGACTTGGGTATTTTGTGGCATTTCTTGTGGCATTAGGCGGACTTGTGTTCAATATTGGAAATGTTGGTGGCGGCGCATTAGGTTTTAATGCTTTGCTCGGTATTCCTAAAATGGCTGGATACTTTATTTCCGGCGGTATTGCAATAGCGATATTTTTGTTGAAAAATGCAACGAAGGCTATGGATACACTTACAAAAGTGCTTGGTGGATGTATGATAATTGTAATATTTATCGTTATTTTAATTGTAAAGCCGCCAATTGGTCTTGCTGTTAAAGATACATTTATGCCAAGTGAAAGTATTTCAAACTTAATTCCTGCAATTTTAACGCTGCTTGGTGGGACTGTTGGAGGATACATTACTTTTTCAGGAGCACATAGATTGATTGATGCAAAAATCACAAAAGAAGAGAATCTGGCTGAGATAAATAGAAGTTCAGTTATGGGAATAGGAATTGCAACGCTTGTAAGGGTTCTATTATTTTTAGCAGTGTTGGGAGTAGTAATTAAGGGTGTAACTTTGGCGGCTGAAAATCCAGCAGCAGATGCATTTCGTCAAGGAGCTGGAGAAATTGGATATAGATTTTTCGGTTTAGTTCTGCTAAGTGCGGCAATTACTTCTATCGTTGGGGCGGCATATACTTCTGTATCTTTCTTGAAAACATTTAATAAAAATATTGAAAAATATGAAAAATGGGTAATAATAGCTTTTATCGTAGTTTCTACAGTTGTTATGGCAATTGCGGGAAATCCAGCTACATTGTTAATTTTGGCAGGCTCATTAAATGGATTGATTTTACCGGTTACTTTGGGAATTTGTCTAGTCGCTTCACAAAAAAAGTCAATTATGGGAGAAAATTACAAACATCCGAAAGTATTGCTGATATTGGGAATAATCGTCGTGTTAATTACGGCATACTTGGGAGTTGTATCATTAGGAAGTTTAGCAAAATTATTTAGTTAA
- a CDS encoding OmpP1/FadL family transporter — translation MKLKIAIMSILTAIFANAASIDYLSNNSAAYFQNPSQTGQISVEGVFYNPAGTVFLDDGTYINANLQNSLIEESMTLNGKKLKSDRYAGAPSFNLLHKKDNYSLFGNLSVIAGGATLRYKNGVAGIELASETFDNLTGGRLGSTVVKNRFTGQNRYYQLMLGGAYKINDNFSMSGGLKYVYAHRKLDGEAQYGYNSRVGAAIGLSRNYLTMNSKRDAKGIGAVIGFDYKPTDTLNFAVKYETPVKLKFKSKAEENNKMLFRGHSLGISFFYPEYADGVHSRRDLPGVLALGVSKDIDKWTLSSGYTHYFNKAAKMDRFKYNDGYEINFGVDYRINDKFTWHAGFNYADTGAKRESFSDVEFAINSQIYATGLTYKPTESSEWKFGIAHVNYNSSNGKREQTSLPGIHIDKSKVKYDKNINVFTLGYTHKF, via the coding sequence ATGAAATTAAAAATAGCAATTATGTCAATTTTAACTGCGATTTTCGCAAATGCAGCAAGTATCGACTATTTATCAAATAACTCAGCAGCATACTTCCAGAATCCTTCTCAAACTGGACAAATTTCTGTGGAAGGCGTATTTTACAACCCGGCAGGAACTGTATTTTTAGACGACGGGACTTATATAAATGCAAACTTGCAAAATTCACTAATTGAAGAGTCAATGACATTGAACGGAAAAAAACTCAAATCAGACAGATATGCAGGAGCGCCATCTTTTAACCTTCTTCACAAAAAAGATAACTATTCACTTTTCGGAAATTTAAGCGTTATCGCAGGTGGAGCGACTTTACGTTATAAAAATGGCGTAGCGGGAATCGAACTGGCTAGTGAAACTTTTGATAACTTAACAGGCGGCAGACTTGGCTCAACTGTTGTAAAAAACCGTTTTACGGGGCAAAACCGTTACTATCAGCTAATGCTTGGCGGAGCATATAAAATTAACGACAACTTCTCAATGTCAGGAGGGCTAAAATATGTTTACGCCCATAGAAAACTTGACGGGGAAGCTCAGTATGGCTACAATTCACGTGTAGGTGCTGCAATCGGGCTTAGCAGAAATTATTTAACAATGAATTCAAAACGTGACGCTAAAGGTATCGGAGCAGTTATCGGCTTTGACTACAAGCCAACTGACACTCTAAACTTTGCAGTAAAGTACGAAACTCCTGTAAAATTAAAATTTAAGTCAAAAGCCGAAGAAAACAACAAAATGTTATTTAGAGGACATTCTCTTGGAATTTCATTCTTCTATCCTGAATATGCAGACGGTGTACATTCAAGACGTGACTTGCCAGGAGTTCTAGCATTAGGAGTATCAAAGGACATTGATAAATGGACTCTTTCAAGCGGATACACACATTACTTCAACAAAGCCGCAAAAATGGACAGATTTAAATATAACGACGGGTATGAAATAAACTTTGGAGTAGATTACAGAATAAACGATAAATTTACTTGGCACGCTGGATTCAATTATGCAGATACAGGTGCCAAAAGAGAATCATTCTCTGATGTAGAATTTGCAATAAATTCACAAATTTACGCAACAGGGCTAACATATAAGCCAACAGAATCTTCAGAATGGAAATTCGGAATTGCCCACGTAAATTATAATTCTTCCAATGGAAAACGTGAACAAACTTCACTTCCAGGAATCCACATTGATAAATCAAAAGTAAAATACGACAAAAACATAAACGTATTCACACTTGGTTATACACATAAATTCTAA
- a CDS encoding radical SAM protein, protein MIRYSVIKEKNPREIVLLKGFSCAYGKCAFCNYILDNTDDEEEMNRTNLEAINQITGETGVLQVINSGSVFELNDFTLSKIKEVCREKNIKILYFEAYFGYINRLNEIREYFSEQEVRFAIGMETFDNEFRTKVLTKNFVTNNKVLEKIKKEYKMGLFMICIKGQTKEMILRDIELAQEYFDEIALSVFVNNDTKVERDEELVKWFLTEIYPELNKNQNIEILVDNKDFGVYVQ, encoded by the coding sequence ATGATAAGATATAGTGTGATAAAAGAAAAAAATCCTAGAGAAATAGTGCTTTTAAAAGGATTCAGCTGTGCATACGGAAAATGTGCATTTTGTAATTATATTTTAGATAATACGGATGATGAAGAGGAAATGAATAGGACAAATTTAGAGGCGATTAATCAGATTACTGGAGAAACAGGAGTTTTGCAAGTTATAAATTCTGGCTCCGTCTTTGAGTTGAACGATTTTACGCTTTCTAAAATTAAGGAAGTTTGTCGTGAGAAAAATATAAAAATATTGTATTTTGAAGCGTATTTTGGGTATATAAACAGGCTTAATGAAATTAGGGAATATTTTAGTGAGCAGGAAGTGCGGTTTGCTATTGGAATGGAAACTTTTGATAATGAATTTCGTACAAAAGTGCTTACCAAGAATTTTGTTACAAATAATAAAGTTTTGGAAAAAATAAAAAAGGAATATAAAATGGGGCTTTTTATGATTTGTATAAAAGGGCAGACAAAGGAAATGATTTTGCGTGATATAGAGCTTGCTCAGGAGTATTTTGACGAAATTGCACTAAGTGTGTTTGTGAATAATGATACAAAAGTAGAGCGGGATGAGGAGCTTGTAAAATGGTTCTTGACAGAGATTTATCCAGAATTGAATAAAAATCAGAATATTGAAATTCTTGTTGACAATAAAGATTTTGGAGTATATGTACAATAA
- a CDS encoding queuosine precursor transporter gives MEFFRNFQFGVNELMWLGYLLLNFTAVILAYRFWGKAGLLSIVPLSIVIANIQVGKMMTLFGVDTTMGNIAFGGIYLASDILSENEGKKYARKVVSLGFASMLFTTFIMQIVLKIQVAPSDTMQGALSQIFGFMPRLAIASVTGFATSQAFDIWSYQVIRKLRPSFKDIWIRNNASTMLSQILDNIVFSFMAFLGKYPLNDIIVIIFSTYFLKIVIALLDTPFVYIATVWKNNGKINED, from the coding sequence TTGGAATTTTTTAGAAACTTTCAGTTTGGAGTAAATGAATTAATGTGGTTGGGATATTTGCTGCTTAATTTTACAGCGGTTATTTTGGCTTATAGATTCTGGGGAAAGGCAGGACTACTTTCAATTGTGCCGCTTTCAATAGTTATTGCGAATATTCAAGTTGGGAAGATGATGACCTTGTTTGGTGTGGATACGACTATGGGAAATATTGCATTTGGAGGGATTTATCTGGCATCGGATATTCTTTCGGAAAATGAAGGCAAGAAGTATGCTAGAAAAGTGGTTTCGCTTGGGTTTGCCTCAATGCTGTTTACGACGTTTATTATGCAAATTGTCTTGAAAATACAGGTGGCGCCATCTGACACTATGCAAGGTGCGCTAAGCCAGATATTTGGATTTATGCCAAGACTGGCAATAGCAAGCGTAACAGGATTTGCGACATCACAAGCATTTGACATCTGGTCTTATCAAGTAATAAGAAAGTTACGTCCAAGTTTTAAGGATATATGGATCAGAAATAATGCAAGTACGATGTTGAGCCAGATACTTGATAATATAGTTTTTTCATTTATGGCATTTTTAGGGAAGTATCCATTAAATGATATAATTGTAATTATATTTTCAACATATTTCCTAAAAATAGTAATTGCATTGCTGGATACTCCATTTGTATATATTGCGACAGTTTGGAAAAATAATGGGAAAATAAATGAAGATTAA
- a CDS encoding L,D-transpeptidase has protein sequence MIKKINLQKIKFSVVILVILSAMSINTFSAPKEVKKLEWKQISLEPDLDGDGIKDKIDVDYAVEGNNVHLKFTPYVFNEKAKFTRGKSVEKTITKTEFEAKFDTFIKGFIAEYPKKGGAASAQKPKTQTSKPEKKQETQPVKEIKTNETDKKPVSQKKNKDDSKGNQKNSQAVGNNKPAETPKQSNMEKAQDSVIEKKQNESKEKEPKETAKAPKNINSIKGQYSYVKEFNTQRPKNLTFDFQYDKHSPKEMDEFVFVKTAASIRKEPNSNAKSIKSAAYSHKYKTTGIVKTNSGNKSDEWYELFFDNQVGYIPKSAVEKREFDWNDMMAKVDKTNKFIREAVSANKKIYVLDDYVPLGGGESGKRDKFGNRANQSEFGYTDKSFKDYINIPDRTIMVVEDENDKYVKVKIDAYDNGTYYLKPSTKRYLKDAGITGEITRFIYVDRASQDEIVIEKSGSGWNVVTSSFVTTGKDAGNSFATPYGTFLIAYSKPVMSYTGSGSNAVVGDARYAVRFSGGGYMHGIPSLFEPKNTREQRKAATAKKIGTYPESHKCIRHYDDQIKFIYDWLGNSTPGDSEGLRVPSVPTVMLVK, from the coding sequence ATGATAAAAAAAATAAATTTACAAAAAATAAAATTTTCAGTAGTAATATTGGTAATACTTTCTGCAATGTCAATTAATACTTTTTCAGCGCCAAAGGAAGTAAAAAAATTAGAATGGAAGCAAATTTCACTGGAACCTGATTTAGATGGAGATGGAATTAAGGATAAAATAGATGTGGATTATGCAGTAGAAGGAAATAATGTACATTTAAAATTTACTCCTTACGTATTTAACGAAAAAGCTAAATTTACAAGAGGAAAAAGTGTAGAAAAAACGATAACTAAAACTGAATTTGAAGCAAAGTTTGATACTTTTATAAAAGGCTTTATAGCAGAATATCCAAAAAAAGGTGGAGCAGCATCTGCACAAAAACCAAAAACACAAACTTCAAAACCGGAAAAGAAACAGGAAACACAGCCAGTAAAGGAAATTAAAACTAATGAAACAGACAAAAAGCCTGTTTCACAAAAAAAAAATAAAGACGATTCTAAAGGAAATCAGAAAAACAGCCAAGCCGTAGGAAATAATAAACCTGCGGAAACTCCAAAACAGTCTAATATGGAAAAGGCTCAAGATTCTGTAATTGAAAAAAAGCAAAATGAATCGAAGGAAAAAGAACCGAAAGAAACAGCCAAAGCACCTAAAAATATAAATTCAATAAAAGGGCAGTATTCGTATGTTAAGGAATTTAATACTCAAAGGCCAAAAAACTTGACATTTGATTTTCAATATGACAAGCATTCTCCAAAGGAAATGGATGAATTTGTCTTTGTAAAAACGGCAGCAAGCATAAGAAAAGAACCAAATTCTAACGCCAAATCCATAAAGTCAGCAGCCTATTCTCATAAATATAAAACAACAGGCATTGTCAAAACTAACAGTGGAAATAAATCTGATGAATGGTATGAACTGTTTTTTGATAACCAGGTTGGATATATTCCAAAATCTGCTGTTGAAAAAAGGGAATTTGACTGGAATGATATGATGGCAAAAGTTGACAAGACAAATAAATTTATAAGAGAGGCAGTTAGTGCAAATAAAAAAATATATGTATTAGATGATTATGTTCCACTTGGCGGCGGTGAATCTGGAAAGCGGGATAAGTTTGGGAATCGTGCAAATCAAAGTGAATTTGGATATACAGATAAAAGTTTTAAAGACTATATAAATATTCCAGATAGGACTATTATGGTTGTAGAAGATGAAAATGACAAATATGTGAAAGTTAAAATAGATGCCTACGATAATGGCACTTATTACTTAAAACCTTCTACAAAAAGATATTTAAAAGATGCAGGAATTACTGGGGAAATAACAAGATTTATTTATGTTGACAGAGCCAGCCAGGATGAAATAGTTATTGAAAAATCTGGAAGCGGCTGGAATGTCGTAACTTCTTCATTTGTAACAACAGGAAAAGATGCTGGAAATTCATTTGCTACACCATACGGGACTTTTTTAATCGCCTACTCAAAACCGGTAATGTCCTACACAGGTTCTGGAAGTAATGCCGTTGTTGGTGATGCAAGATATGCAGTAAGATTTAGTGGTGGTGGATATATGCACGGTATTCCGTCACTCTTTGAGCCAAAAAATACAAGAGAGCAAAGAAAGGCTGCAACAGCCAAAAAAATTGGAACTTATCCAGAATCTCATAAATGTATAAGACATTACGATGATCAGATTAAGTTTATTTATGACTGGTTAGGAAATTCAACACCAGGAGATTCAGAAGGCCTTAGAGTGCCTAGCGTTCCCACAGTTATGTTAGTTAAATAA
- a CDS encoding L,D-transpeptidase: protein MTKKLDSIIEAGKEKLKMKKWKKMEIGVLALINTVIAFNASAEPLNMPKEYSENITVKGQEKDVFDYDFNSDGINEKVVVTYNLVDNLIGAVLSIYTNQGGKEILTYQVAFDKKFDILELQAMQKMLDKVKEYYPEYSKNIQPNETRYITIYGDNRNNDIIFDKIKFNNHAPENTNNFLFIKRASSMLNAPNGNAVAHLSFSEKPEILFDMVSDAANSQTRWYYTEFTKRASTNVSRKTSKDKNGKVVAENPVTVRGFIAGSEDNVSRRGFHWDKMIKKIEIVNKFIDTAVKANEELYIVTEYRPLSRDKPSEKDRFGNKNNQSIVGYTNSKKEGEKINIPDQSIFKIIGEENNMLKIETPFYGGPYFIEKNEDAYKKVENIKGEVNKFIAIDPNSQAEVLFQRIPETEKYEVVTYSYVTTGKDGWGSYETPHGAFLIAFTRPYMTFTRHAREGDKTLPGRSDLTIGGSARYAVRFSGGGYMHGIPVGLNFRGSTLNTGTAHKIGTYKDSHKCVRHFDDQIEFIVKWINADSKIRDRDNTIPEEPVIAVVL, encoded by the coding sequence GTGACAAAAAAATTGGATAGTATTATTGAAGCAGGAAAAGAAAAATTGAAAATGAAAAAATGGAAGAAAATGGAAATCGGAGTATTGGCATTAATTAATACAGTTATAGCATTTAATGCAAGTGCGGAGCCATTAAACATGCCAAAGGAATATTCTGAAAATATTACGGTAAAGGGGCAGGAAAAGGACGTATTTGATTACGACTTTAACAGTGACGGAATCAATGAGAAAGTTGTCGTAACTTATAATCTGGTGGATAACTTGATTGGCGCAGTTCTTTCAATTTATACAAATCAGGGAGGAAAAGAAATTTTGACATATCAGGTAGCTTTTGATAAAAAGTTTGACATTCTGGAACTTCAGGCAATGCAAAAAATGCTTGACAAGGTGAAGGAATACTATCCTGAGTATTCTAAAAATATTCAGCCTAATGAAACTAGATATATTACAATTTATGGGGATAATAGAAATAATGACATAATTTTTGATAAAATAAAATTCAATAACCATGCACCGGAAAATACAAATAATTTTTTATTTATAAAAAGAGCATCTAGCATGTTAAATGCTCCAAATGGAAATGCTGTGGCACATCTGAGCTTTAGTGAAAAACCTGAAATATTATTTGATATGGTGTCAGATGCCGCAAATAGCCAGACAAGATGGTATTATACAGAATTTACAAAAAGAGCCAGCACTAATGTGAGCAGAAAAACTAGCAAGGATAAAAATGGTAAAGTTGTTGCAGAAAATCCAGTGACTGTCAGAGGATTTATTGCGGGAAGTGAAGATAATGTTTCACGAAGAGGATTCCATTGGGACAAAATGATTAAAAAAATTGAAATTGTAAATAAATTTATTGATACGGCAGTTAAAGCTAATGAGGAATTGTATATTGTTACAGAATATAGGCCTTTATCACGTGACAAACCTAGTGAAAAGGATAGATTTGGAAATAAAAACAATCAAAGTATTGTAGGTTATACAAATTCTAAAAAAGAAGGAGAAAAAATCAATATTCCTGATCAGTCAATTTTTAAAATAATTGGTGAAGAAAATAATATGCTAAAAATTGAAACACCATTTTATGGAGGGCCTTACTTTATCGAAAAAAATGAAGATGCCTATAAGAAAGTGGAAAATATAAAAGGTGAAGTAAATAAATTTATTGCAATTGATCCAAACAGTCAAGCAGAAGTGCTTTTCCAAAGAATTCCTGAAACTGAAAAATATGAAGTTGTAACATATTCGTATGTAACAACAGGAAAAGACGGATGGGGTTCATATGAAACGCCACATGGAGCATTCCTGATAGCTTTCACAAGGCCATATATGACATTTACAAGACACGCAAGAGAAGGGGATAAAACTCTTCCTGGAAGATCTGACTTGACTATCGGTGGAAGTGCCAGATATGCTGTAAGATTTAGTGGTGGAGGTTATATGCACGGAATTCCTGTAGGACTTAATTTTAGAGGCTCTACATTAAACACAGGAACAGCCCATAAAATAGGAACATACAAAGATTCTCACAAATGTGTAAGACACTTTGATGATCAGATTGAATTTATTGTCAAATGGATAAATGCAGACAGTAAAATCAGGGATAGGGATAATACAATTCCTGAAGAGCCTGTAATAGCAGTAGTTTTATAA
- a CDS encoding MalY/PatB family protein, producing MSKKYDFETILSRKGQGSYKWEQMYEVLPELEDDIVPFSVADMELKIAPEITEGLKKYIDEAVLGYSGTYPKYYEAVIGWMERRHGFKVEKDWILCTPGVVSAIYVAIKAFAKENEGVITFTPVYYPFYSAITSNKRKLVDCGLVESKNENGKAKYSIDFEKFEEFARDENNKVLLLCSPHNPLGIVWSREDLEKIGKIAVENNLIVISDEIHFDIVMAGHKHTVFQTLSEKFAEITITCTAPTKSFNLAGAGISNIIIKNEKLRKKFKTEMEKMSMHVFATLSYKACELAYTEAEEWLDEFLLLVDKNQKLVNKFFEEKFINLKAPLIEGTYLQWLDFRALGLKNKELAEFMNKKVKIFFSEGYTFGKAGDGFERVNLAVPTKYLEKMLERLYEVLKVEFPKFCK from the coding sequence ATGTCAAAAAAATATGATTTTGAAACAATCCTAAGCAGAAAAGGGCAAGGATCGTACAAATGGGAGCAGATGTATGAAGTGCTTCCAGAGCTGGAAGACGATATTGTTCCATTTTCTGTGGCGGACATGGAATTAAAGATTGCTCCTGAGATAACGGAAGGGCTGAAGAAGTATATTGATGAGGCGGTTTTAGGGTATTCGGGGACTTATCCGAAATATTATGAGGCTGTTATAGGATGGATGGAGAGAAGGCACGGTTTTAAAGTGGAAAAAGACTGGATTTTATGTACTCCTGGAGTGGTTTCAGCTATATATGTTGCGATTAAGGCTTTTGCGAAGGAGAATGAAGGTGTGATTACGTTTACGCCTGTTTATTATCCGTTTTATAGCGCGATTACTTCAAATAAAAGAAAATTAGTGGATTGCGGCTTAGTTGAAAGTAAAAATGAGAATGGGAAAGCCAAGTATTCTATTGATTTTGAAAAATTTGAGGAATTTGCGAGAGATGAAAATAATAAGGTATTGCTTTTGTGCAGTCCTCATAATCCGCTTGGAATCGTATGGAGCAGGGAAGATTTGGAAAAAATTGGGAAAATTGCGGTTGAGAATAATTTGATTGTGATTTCTGATGAGATTCATTTTGATATTGTGATGGCTGGGCATAAACATACGGTTTTTCAGACTTTGTCAGAAAAATTTGCTGAAATTACAATAACATGTACTGCCCCTACAAAGAGTTTTAATCTAGCTGGAGCAGGAATCTCAAATATAATTATCAAAAATGAGAAACTACGTAAAAAATTCAAGACTGAAATGGAAAAAATGTCGATGCATGTTTTTGCAACATTATCATATAAGGCATGTGAACTGGCTTATACAGAAGCAGAAGAATGGCTGGATGAATTTTTGTTATTAGTTGATAAAAATCAGAAATTGGTGAATAAATTTTTTGAAGAAAAGTTCATCAATTTAAAAGCCCCGTTAATTGAGGGAACTTATTTACAATGGCTGGATTTTCGGGCATTGGGACTTAAAAATAAAGAACTTGCAGAGTTTATGAATAAAAAAGTAAAAATATTCTTTAGTGAGGGATATACGTTTGGAAAGGCTGGAGATGGATTTGAGAGGGTAAATCTGGCTGTGCCAACGAAATATTTGGAAAAAATGCTGGAAAGGCTTTATGAAGTGCTGAAAGTTGAATTTCCGAAATTTTGTAAATAG
- a CDS encoding ATP-binding protein, giving the protein MLKTFTVQNFKNFENITLDFGNIGNYNFKENIIENNIISKMLILGKNGSGKSNVGLAIFDIINHLTDKEKRLNEYKNYLNYNLSNKDNAFFCYIFQFDSEKVKYEYKKIDSETIVEEKLYINDKLCIEYNKNKKIVKIEIEDYVKNFENFNKDLSVNEFEKISLVKYIKGNILLIKEKALYKFFDFIDNMLWIRSLQEGNTYMGYSNGSEKILKGIIDLNKVKEFEKFLEEAGIKQKLVQNEDRILIEFKSGKQVDFYKIASSGTKILALLFFWMEISIKNVSFLFIDEFDAYFHYSLSKFILERLFSNDNIEQVALSSHSTSLIDNEILRPDCYFVLNDKGKIKQFSEITDKKIEEYHNIEKMYRTEVFEYE; this is encoded by the coding sequence ATGTTAAAAACATTCACAGTTCAAAATTTTAAGAATTTTGAAAATATTACATTGGATTTTGGAAATATTGGAAATTATAATTTTAAAGAAAATATAATAGAAAATAATATAATTTCTAAAATGTTGATATTGGGAAAAAATGGAAGTGGTAAATCAAATGTCGGGCTTGCAATTTTTGATATTATTAACCATTTAACAGATAAAGAGAAAAGACTTAATGAATACAAAAATTATTTAAATTATAATTTAAGCAATAAAGATAATGCTTTTTTTTGCTACATTTTTCAATTTGATAGTGAGAAGGTAAAGTATGAATATAAAAAAATTGATAGTGAAACAATAGTAGAAGAAAAACTTTATATAAATGATAAATTGTGCATTGAGTATAACAAAAATAAAAAAATAGTAAAAATTGAAATAGAAGATTATGTTAAAAATTTTGAAAATTTTAACAAAGATTTGTCTGTTAATGAATTTGAAAAAATATCGTTAGTAAAGTATATTAAAGGAAATATCTTGCTTATAAAAGAAAAGGCATTATATAAATTTTTTGATTTCATTGACAATATGTTATGGATTCGTTCCTTGCAGGAAGGAAATACTTATATGGGTTATAGTAATGGAAGTGAGAAAATATTAAAAGGGATAATAGATTTAAATAAAGTTAAAGAATTTGAGAAATTTTTAGAAGAAGCTGGAATAAAGCAAAAATTAGTACAAAATGAGGATAGAATACTGATAGAGTTTAAGTCAGGAAAACAAGTGGATTTTTATAAAATTGCTTCAAGTGGAACTAAAATTTTGGCATTGTTATTTTTTTGGATGGAAATTTCTATAAAAAACGTAAGTTTTTTATTTATAGATGAGTTTGATGCCTATTTTCATTATTCATTATCAAAATTCATACTTGAAAGATTATTTTCAAATGACAATATAGAACAAGTAGCATTATCTTCACATTCGACAAGTTTGATAGATAATGAAATTTTACGTCCAGACTGTTATTTTGTTTTAAATGATAAAGGTAAAATTAAACAATTTTCAGAAATTACTGATAAAAAAATAGAGGAATACCACAATATAGAAAAAATGTATCGTACAGAGGTATTTGAATATGAGTAA